One part of the Corynebacterium sp. CNCTC7651 genome encodes these proteins:
- a CDS encoding alpha/beta fold hydrolase encodes MAPANSTVYLPGVTQREHEITVPIDRADPARGEITVFARELYTDASLPYLVYFQGGPGKPGPRMLMDWIPEALKRYRVLLIDERGTGRSTKIDRTTPERIDAHFLAHLRPPDVAADAEAMREYLGVEQWDLLGNSFGAACAGSYLSYFPSGLRRVHLVGAVPEPEMDVDAFNRLTFALLRARQEELFAAVPWIKARVEEVADHLENHDVRMPTGERLSSTRFRMVGVLLGEEGDFGALATLMEMPFTTYRGEKRLRGDFLAQVGSIISLETMPLWAVVHESVMARPGHPTRWSAERIYREEFADLTLLGNHFFATHFEEDPALKPFYGAVDEVQHMDTLTAQARDLSGNEVPTAALLFKPDLFIPYELTADSASRIGNLKLWSHDEWFHDGIWVHGREVAKGLFEMLD; translated from the coding sequence GTGGCGCCCGCGAACTCCACCGTCTATCTCCCTGGCGTGACGCAGCGCGAGCACGAAATCACCGTGCCCATCGACCGTGCGGACCCCGCGCGCGGCGAGATCACGGTCTTCGCCCGTGAGCTGTACACCGACGCGAGCCTGCCCTACCTGGTCTACTTCCAGGGCGGCCCCGGTAAACCCGGCCCGCGCATGCTGATGGACTGGATCCCGGAGGCACTGAAACGCTACCGCGTCCTGCTTATCGACGAACGGGGCACCGGCCGCTCCACAAAGATCGACCGCACGACACCCGAGCGTATCGACGCTCACTTTCTAGCCCACCTGCGCCCGCCGGACGTGGCGGCGGATGCGGAGGCGATGCGCGAGTACCTGGGCGTGGAGCAGTGGGACCTGCTGGGTAATTCCTTCGGCGCGGCGTGCGCGGGGTCCTACCTGTCCTACTTCCCCTCGGGGTTGCGCCGCGTGCACCTGGTCGGTGCGGTGCCGGAGCCGGAGATGGACGTGGACGCGTTCAACCGGTTGACCTTCGCGTTGCTTCGCGCGCGGCAGGAGGAGCTTTTCGCGGCGGTGCCGTGGATCAAGGCGCGCGTGGAAGAGGTGGCGGACCACCTGGAAAACCACGACGTGCGGATGCCGACGGGGGAGCGGCTTTCCTCCACACGCTTCCGCATGGTCGGGGTGCTGTTGGGGGAGGAGGGCGACTTCGGTGCCCTGGCCACCCTGATGGAGATGCCGTTTACCACCTACCGGGGCGAGAAGCGCTTGCGCGGGGACTTCCTGGCGCAGGTGGGCAGCATCATCTCTTTGGAGACCATGCCGCTGTGGGCTGTGGTGCACGAATCCGTCATGGCGCGCCCCGGCCACCCCACGCGCTGGTCCGCGGAGCGGATCTACCGGGAGGAGTTCGCGGACCTGACCCTCTTGGGCAACCACTTCTTTGCCACCCACTTCGAGGAGGACCCGGCGCTTAAGCCCTTCTACGGGGCGGTGGATGAGGTGCAGCACATGGACACGCTGACCGCCCAGGCACGGGACCTCTCCGGCAACGAGGTGCCTACCGCGGCGTTGCTGTTCAAGCCGGACCTCTTCATCCCCTACGAGCTGACGGCGGACTCCGCTTCGCGCATTGGCAACCTCAAGTTGTGGAGCCACGACGAATGGTTCCACGACGGCATTTGGGTCCACGGCCGGGAGGTGGCGAAGGGCCTGTTCGAGATGCTGGACTGA